The Cucurbita pepo subsp. pepo cultivar mu-cu-16 chromosome LG05, ASM280686v2, whole genome shotgun sequence nucleotide sequence CTGCTGAGCAGACTTCTGCGTCGATATCACCGAATGCTGCTCCATCCCCATCAACAGGTTTGGTGGTAGACGATTCCCTGCCAATAACTTCTCTTCAGCTAAGGCTGTCGGATGGAACACGAATGGTCTCACGTTTCAACCACCATCATACAATCAGGGACATTCGTGGCTTCATCGATGCGTCGAGACCTAGTGGTGCAAGAAACTACCAACTCCAGACAATGGGATTCCCTCCCAAACAACTGGTTGAATTGGATCAAACCATCGAGCAAGCTGGAATAGCCAATTCTGTTGTGATTCAGAAATTCTAACAGGCTGAAACTCATTCGACGGCAAAGGTTAGCTTAGCAAACATTGAAACAGAGTCTTTCATCCTATATCTTATTTGGGTTATGCTTAAGTATAAGTTTGCTTTGACATGTGGCCTAGTGTTTTATAGGGTCAACTTCCATTTCGACTTAATTATCATAccctaataatatttttacttagtTGACTTAACTTTCTAAACCATTGATAGGTTGAAATTCGTTGCGTTAACTTCAACATCAAAGTTTGTTTGTCAAGTGTCACAATCCACAATGGGATTCTACTATGAGAAAGTCATCAAGGAGGGGGATGAGATTGTGGCCTGAAAAAGTCACGCGGAGGATGATAACTAATTTAAGTGGAAGTGAATGTCACAGCCATACTAAGAATAGGTTGTGACCTTCACATATAGACAAGACAAAGTGGTGACACAGTAGTGGCACCCAACCAGCTACGTGATGACTGAGCCAAGACAAATGTTATGATACGTGATGACTGAGCCAAGACAAATGTCATGATACGAATAAGGAGGATGGTGCATTATCTTACACACCATTAAAATGTGCATGAAAAATAAGTCAAGATTTTCTCAAGGGTATTATTCCATCGTGGATTGTGACACTAAACACCTCACCTACATAcatattttcttgttcttttcacACCGCTTACCTAGTTTGTTGATGAAGCTTAAGCGTTGGAAAGGAAGATTGGCGTGGGGACGTGGATTGCCCATGTGCGACGTGACCAAATAAGGAAGCCCATCGTAGATTGAACCACTTTCTTCTGGAAAAAAACTGAGCTATCGGCCCCttttggttatttatttatttatttcaggAAACTTCTGAGTCTAAATTAAGctgattatttaatttattttaccataataaaaaaaacaaactgcaaaaaaaaaaaaaaaaaaaaNCCACGTCAACATCATCCATAGCCGTTACATCCATTTAAAGTAATAAGTTTTAGTTTAATGATTCTATAACgtaaactttcttttttcaatttttacgTTTATTTTGTGggaaacaataaaaaaaatcataattggAAAACTatattgtaaaatatttattttttcaatttctatatttttggaaccaaataataattaaaaatgtagtTTTCTCCTTTGTAAACCGTGTCTCAGactatttctaaatttttaaaaaataatattaatactttatttcaaaaatactattttaatttttaaaatgttttaaaagtcttctgactttttaaatttttattaatatcttttattttttattattttttttttaaatttcggaatatcttttaatttttttaaaaacttcaaaaatatttatcattGGTATAAGCTTAAAAATTCTCATAACTTTTTACATTAACGTTAAAATACTTAAAGTTCATTCGCCTTTTTTCTCacaattatttgtaacaattaagATATTAACGTTAAAATACTTAAAGTTCATTCGCCATTTATTCTCacaattatttgtaacaattaagATATTGATCCTTCACTCAAAAAAGATGcacaatcaaaattaaaaaattaaaatacatatttattattaggtAGAgtgttgactttttttttttttttttactttaaatcCTAATAAAGTATGAACCGAATTCTATATCagtttatttattgtaaattaaaatactaatttttatttatttataatttagtcctttctaacttttaaaattttcccaGAGTCCCTCTCATTTTAACACTTTTAATGGTAtaatatatctaaaatttctttaattaaaaggCTAGGAAtagtgaatttttttaaaataatatattgactaaattgaaataaaaaaaatgataaatttcaattaaaaaaaagtacatgaaaataaaaagaatcagAACCGTTCATTCATTAGAGATCGAACGGCGAAGGAGAGGTGAGAGAGGTAGCCGAATCAATTTCAAAGAAGGAGCCGTTAGAGTAAATGGACAGAGTGGTGTGCGGGCCTGGTCGTCTCCTTCCTTTCCTTCGATTAAATGCAAATGTCAATGACGTTTGTTCACCCTATCATAATCCACAGAAGATAACAAGTAAAAGATCAAAAAACAGAAGCTGCCGAAAATCAAAAGGGTCTTAATCCCGGTTTTCCCGTCACCATTTTCAATCCTTTGACATACCCTTTCAATCAATCACCGACCCTTTCGCCCTTTTcgttttgtttattgttttctcaaatttcaGGTGCGTGCATGAGATGTGAGCATCAAGTATTCGCACCTCACATGACTGACACTctctgatttcttcttctttttcccccttttgaTCCTTTCCCATCTTCTCATCGTGTTATTCATTTTTTCAGAATCTTCACGTTGTTTGCACTACTGGGTacctttttttattgatgttcTTGCCTGGAATCTTCCTGTTCGTCTCGATTTCAATGTTTTGGGGAGTTTTTGGCTCAGCTGGACTGAAGCAGTGAGTATTGGTGATCTGTTGTGGAAGATTTTGAGTTGAAATCGTAAAAAAAGAGTGCCCAAATTGTGAGTTCTCTGGATTTGTAAACTGGGTTTCTGTGGATTTGTTGCTATGTTTTGAACATTTTTGggttattttcatttgattatcGTATTGAGTTTCATGAACAATCAACTCTGCGGTgacctattttcttttcctctttcttcttgatGGGTTTTTGTGCAGATTAGTTGATTTGTAGTTGAGGAGGATAAATGGCATCCATCGCGGATATAGGAGTTGGGGCAGCCATTAACATTCTTAGTGCTTTTGCTTTCTTTATAGTATTTGCTTTACTTCGGATACAGCCAGTGAACGATAGGGTCTACTTTCCCAAATGGTACATTAAAGGCTTAAGAGGAAGTCCATTGTCTAATGGTGCAATGGTAGGCAGAATTGTGAATTTGGATTTCAGATCATACTTGAAGTTTCTGAACTGGATGGTTGCAGCTTTGCGAATGCCAGAACCCGAGTTAATCGATCATGCCGGGCTCGATTCTGCTGTTTACCTGAGGATTTACTTGTTAGGGTAATTGTGTATCTTCTTTCTCAGTAGTTTGTAGTTTGCCATGTGAATATTCCTATTGCACTGTTTCTTTGACTGTCCAGGAGATTTTtcttatgaaaatgaaattagtgGGACTGTTGAGAACTAaagagaataagaaaaaacttCCCCGTTAGGAATcgcgaacctccacaatggtatgatattgtccactttgagtattaGCTCTCTTGggtttgttttttggtttCCCTAAAACGCCTCATACCAATgtagatgtatttcttacttataaacccgtGATCAATCccttaattaattgatgtgggactcctctcccaacaatcctcaacaattctcccctcgaacaaagtacaccgtAAAGCCTCCCCTgtggcctatggagcccttgaacaacctccccttaatcgaggctcaactcctccTCTGGAGCACTCGAACATAGTACAacctttgtttgacacttgagtcacttttgactacacctttaaGGCcgacaacttctttgttcgacatggctaagttaagggcatgactctgataccatgttaggaatcacgaacctctaaaatgatatgatattgtccactttgagcattagctctcatggttttgttttttggttttcccaaaaggcctcataccaatggagatgtattctttacttataaacacGTGATCAACCCCTTAGTTAGCCGAtatgggactcctctcccaacaatcctcaacattccCAACCTGGTTTCATTGATTTCGTCTATCCGCCTtagtttctttaaattttaattgctGAGAATTTGATTAGTTGTGGGATAGTGGGAAGGTTGAATTGAATCCTTAAAAGTCATCCCAAATCAGAACTTTAACTTTATATGTTACAAACATGATAGGTTTTCCTATACTTCCACATGTTTCCCTATATTCCTCATCTCCTTTTGTTAAAAGTTAATACTTGTGTGGTATTTATcatcttatcatcttcttcattgaCTGAAATTCTAGCTTTTTCTTGTCATTTTGTTGCAGGCTCAAAATTTTTGTGCCCATTGCATGTCTGGCCTTCACAATCCTGGTACCCGTCAATTGGACAAATGGAACTTTGGAGCATTCTTCTTTAAATTACAGCGATATAGACAAGCTTTCCATTTCCAACATTCCTGTTGGATCACGTAGGTATGCGACAGAagttttttaagaaacaaTCACTTGGACATGCATGATTTTTCCTCCTCCTAAGTTGTTAGACAATTCtccttttcattattaatttatcataGAAATGAATTTGTGAGTCAAACAATAATGGGTCCATCTAATaatctgtgagatcccacatcggttggagaggggaatgaagcattccttataagggtatgaagcTAACGGCGGttcgtaacgggccaaagcggacaatacttgctagcggtggtcttggactgttacaaatggtattagaaccagaTACCGAGCGGTGTGacagtgaggacactgggcccttaaggggggtggattgtgagatctcacatcggttggagagtggaatgaagcattccttataagggtgtggaaacctctccctagtagacgtgttttaaaaccgtgaggctgacggcgatacgtaatgggccaaagcggacaatgtctactagcggtggatcatCTGATAGAACTTACTAAGTTGTAATTTTCTGGGATATGGGTTATCAGATAATAAGCACCGATGAATGAGCTTTAAACTTCTTAATTTCATCACCACGTTAGATCATAAAAGATGTTCTCAATTGCTTTTAATATCACTTATTGCAGATTTTGGACCCATTTGGTTATGGCTTATGTCTTTACGTTTTGGACTTGCTATGTGTTGAGAAAGGAGTATGAGAATGTTGCTTTAATGAGGCTCCATTTTCTTGCATCCGAAAATCGGCGTCCAGATCAGTTCACGGTACGATTGTCCCTGAATCCCTGATTATTATTAGCCTCATTTTGGGGTGGCCAAGTTCTGAGAATGGTGCATTGGCTATCCCTTTCTCTAACCATTGCACTTAAATGGTGCATCAAGCTTGTTCAACTCGTAGTTAACATGTATGCTGACATCAGTTGTATGATGCAGGTGATTGTTAGAAACGTACCTCCAGACCCTGATGAATCCGTTAGCGAGCTCGTTGAACATTTTTTCCTGGTCAATCATCCTGAACATTACCTGAATCATCAGGTCAAGATCTTTCCATGAATGATTCTACAAAAATGCCACTGATTTACTTGCCAAGCGTGCATCTGTTAACATTAAGGACCATGCCTCTCTGTTagatataaatataagaaatttggTTAGGATAGCAACATATGATGGAATATCTGACATCCAAGatttctccaaattttaaaaaatcgttTCTCAAATATTGGTTTTGCACGAACATCTTCTGGAGTTGTGATTTATGTGTTCCTGACACCTGCTGAAGTTCTTCATATGCTTATGCAGATTGTTTATGATGCAAACAAACTCTCTAAATTggttgaagagaagaaaaaaatgcagAATTGGCTAGATTTTTACCAGCTTAAACGTTCTCGAAACCAGTCTAAGAGGGTCACTGTGAAGGTATTAGAGCTTTTGAACTCGTAAATTGGTAACCATTTGAGGTTGCACTACATATTTCCTATTACTAACACCCTGTGGGCAGACTGGTTTTCTAGGCCTTTGGGGAGACAAGGTCGATGCCATAGATTATTACTCGTCCAAAATCGAAAGTCTATCGAAAGAAGTGAGTTACAGTCTTTTACTCTTACTCGGCGCGTTGATATCATCGAGATGTAATTTACATATTCGCCAAATGGTTACATTCAGATATCACTGGAGATGGATAAGACAATGAATGATCCTAACTCAATCATGCCAGCAGCCTTTGTTTCCTTCAAATCTCGGTGGGGCGCTGCCGTTTGTGCACAAACTCAACAGTCAAGAAATCCGACCATTTGGTTGACAGAATGGGCTCCTGAGCCCCGGGACGTGTACTGGGATAACCTGGCGATTCCATTTGTTTCACTGGCAATCAGGAGGCTCATTGCTGGAGttgccttcttcttccttaccTTCTTTTTCATGATCCCCATTGCATTGGTTCAGTCCCTTGCTAACATGGAGAGCATTGAGAAAACAGCTCCCTTCCTCAAACCCATTATTGAATTGTGAGTATCATTTCTCTTCACGCTTGGCCCTCTAGTGCTTACTGTTCATGAAACTTTCTAATTACAATGCAGGAAATTCGTTAAGGCGGTTATCCAAGGCTTTCTTCCTGGAATCGTTTTGAAGATTTTCCTCATCGTTCTTCCTTCTATACTGATGTTAATGTCGAAATTCGAAGGGTTTATTAGTCGATCGTCTTTGGAGAGAAGATCCGCCACAAAATATTACATATTCCTATTTGTTAATGTGTTTCTTGGCAGTATAATCACAGGAACTGCATTCCAGCAACTTAATAATTTCCTTCATCAGTCTGCAAACGAGTAAGCCATCACTGATAATGTGGAAAATCACCTGCATAGCTGATTGAATTCTTTAAAGAACTTTCTGTAAACTAATTCAACTTTTTGCAGCATTCCGAAGACGATCGGTGTCTCGATTCCGATGAAGGCAACGTTTTTTATTACCTTCATCATGGTGGACGGTTGGGCTGGAATTGCTGCAGAGATTCTGAGACTTAGGCCTTTGATAATGTACCACCTTAAAaacttcttcttggtgaagaCTGAAAAGGATAGAGAAGAAGCCATGGATCCAGGAAATCTCGAGTTCAACACGGGCGAGCCTCGGATTCAGCTTTATTTCTTACTCGGGCTCGTTTATGCTGTCGTCACACCTCTTCTCCTTCCCTtcattgttatattttttggATTGGCATATGTCGTCTATCGTCATCAGGTAAATCTATTTTGTCTAACTTCAGCTCTCTAGTTTGCTACCCATGTTCCATTTTTGTCTGCAAATAATGATGGGTTTAAACTTCATGAAATATGGATACggttgaggattgttaggagaggagtcccacctcggctaattaagggttgatcatgggttcataaagtaaggaatacatctccattggtacgaggcattttgggaaaaccaaaagcaaagccatgagagcttatgctcaaagtggacaatatcataccattgtgtagGTTCGttgttcctaacatggtatcatagtcatgcccttaacttagtcatgtcagtagaatcctcaaatgtcgaacataAAAGTTGTGAGCTTCGAATGTGTAGTTAAAAGTGAtttaagtgtcgaacaaatagtgtattttgtttggGGGCTCCAGAGAAGAGGAGTGGAGCCTTTATTAAAGGgagactgttcgagggctccataggcctcaggagaTACTCTATGGTATACtatgttcgaggggaggattgttgggagaggagtcctacatcggctaattaaggggaactgatcatgggtttataaagtaaggaatacatctccattggtatgcggtcttttggagaaaccaaaagcaaagccataagagcttatgctcaaagtggacaatatcattccCATCGTGGAGGTCTGTGGCTCTGTTATGGTCCTTTTTTGGGGGGAAATTGGTGCCATTAACTTGTTTGATATTCTCTATGAATCTCGGTCATATTGAGGCTATGCTCGTTTGAACACCAGGCCTGTAATGAGTCCACTTGCATTCTAGTCTTTCATGACTGAATCGATCAAACCCTTCAGCtgtatttttgaagttttagaATCTGAATTTCATAGAACTTTCTCCAAACCTTGTAGATCATAAATGTGTACAATCAAGTGTACGAAAGTGCAGCAGCATTCTGGCCCGATGTCCACAGGCGTGTCATTGTCGCTTTAGTCGTTTCTCAGCTATTATTAATGGGACTACTCAGTACAAAAGAAGCTGCACAATCAACTCCCTTGCTCATTGCACTGCCAATTTTGACTGTATGGTTTCATACGTTCTGTAAAGGCCGATACGAACCGGCTTTCGTTCGATATCCATTACAGGTTAGCACATAGACCTTTTCTCCCTTGTTGTTGTAGCTGAGTTTTAGCTGTTTCAGATCACTTCACCCTGTTGATTGAACTTGCAGGAAGCAATGATGAAAGATACATTGGAACGTGCAAGGGAGCCAAACTTGAACTTGAAAGGGCTCCTTCAAAATGCATACGTTCATCCCGTTTTCATGCACGACGAAGACGAAGTAGAAACCGAAACAGACT carries:
- the LOC111794723 gene encoding CSC1-like protein At3g21620 isoform X1; the protein is MASIADIGVGAAINILSAFAFFIVFALLRIQPVNDRVYFPKWYIKGLRGSPLSNGAMVGRIVNLDFRSYLKFLNWMVAALRMPEPELIDHAGLDSAVYLRIYLLGLKIFVPIACLAFTILVPVNWTNGTLEHSSLNYSDIDKLSISNIPVGSRRFWTHLVMAYVFTFWTCYVLRKEYENVALMRLHFLASENRRPDQFTVIVRNVPPDPDESVSELVEHFFLVNHPEHYLNHQIVYDANKLSKLVEEKKKMQNWLDFYQLKRSRNQSKRVTVKTGFLGLWGDKVDAIDYYSSKIESLSKEISLEMDKTMNDPNSIMPAAFVSFKSRWGAAVCAQTQQSRNPTIWLTEWAPEPRDVYWDNLAIPFVSLAIRRLIAGVAFFFLTFFFMIPIALVQSLANMESIEKTAPFLKPIIELKFVKAVIQGFLPGIVLKIFLIVLPSILMLMSKFEGFISRSSLERRSATKYYIFLFVNVFLGSIITGTAFQQLNNFLHQSANDIPKTIGVSIPMKATFFITFIMVDGWAGIAAEILRLRPLIMYHLKNFFLVKTEKDREEAMDPGNLEFNTGEPRIQLYFLLGLVYAVVTPLLLPFIVIFFGLAYVVYRHQIINVYNQVYESAAAFWPDVHRRVIVALVVSQLLLMGLLSTKEAAQSTPLLIALPILTVWFHTFCKGRYEPAFVRYPLQEAMMKDTLERAREPNLNLKGLLQNAYVHPVFMHDEDEVETETDSEDWQKEPALVPTKRQSRRNTPLPSKLSSPSSSSRFEVDGGVS
- the LOC111794723 gene encoding calcium permeable stress-gated cation channel 1-like isoform X2, whose translation is MPEPELIDHAGLDSAVYLRIYLLGLKIFVPIACLAFTILVPVNWTNGTLEHSSLNYSDIDKLSISNIPVGSRRFWTHLVMAYVFTFWTCYVLRKEYENVALMRLHFLASENRRPDQFTVIVRNVPPDPDESVSELVEHFFLVNHPEHYLNHQIVYDANKLSKLVEEKKKMQNWLDFYQLKRSRNQSKRVTVKTGFLGLWGDKVDAIDYYSSKIESLSKEISLEMDKTMNDPNSIMPAAFVSFKSRWGAAVCAQTQQSRNPTIWLTEWAPEPRDVYWDNLAIPFVSLAIRRLIAGVAFFFLTFFFMIPIALVQSLANMESIEKTAPFLKPIIELKFVKAVIQGFLPGIVLKIFLIVLPSILMLMSKFEGFISRSSLERRSATKYYIFLFVNVFLGSIITGTAFQQLNNFLHQSANDIPKTIGVSIPMKATFFITFIMVDGWAGIAAEILRLRPLIMYHLKNFFLVKTEKDREEAMDPGNLEFNTGEPRIQLYFLLGLVYAVVTPLLLPFIVIFFGLAYVVYRHQIINVYNQVYESAAAFWPDVHRRVIVALVVSQLLLMGLLSTKEAAQSTPLLIALPILTVWFHTFCKGRYEPAFVRYPLQEAMMKDTLERAREPNLNLKGLLQNAYVHPVFMHDEDEVETETDSEDWQKEPALVPTKRQSRRNTPLPSKLSSPSSSSRFEVDGGVS